ACTGGCAGGAAGTGGACGGGCGGGTCGGCGATCTGAATGCCGCCGGGATTACCGCCAGCCTCTTCCTGGCATGGAACAACAGCGATCCGGCACCGCCCTCGTGGAAATCCTTTGCCTCCGACGCCGCCCGGCTTCGCTGCGCGCGATATATCGTCGCACGTTACAGCGCTTTCAACGTCCTTTTTGTCGTGGTCGGTGAGTGGCAAGAGTCAGGCCCTTATGCCCCGCTTTATGGGGCCGTTGGCAGCCAGATGGCAGCCGACGACCCGCATGATCGGCCGATCGCCATTCACTGCACACCCGATCCGGGAACCGTTGAGCCGCAGTTCGCAACGGCACCGTAGATGTCATTCGGCGACTTCCAGCAGAGATACACGGATCTTCATCAGGGGATCCTCAGCGCTCGCGTGTACGATAAGCCCGTGATCAATGCAGAATATGCTTACTACCTCCGGGACATGGACGGCGACGGCATCGTGGACAAGCCTAACAGCGCGACGCTTGAACAGATCCGACATGCGACCTGGGACATCGCGATGGCCGGCGGCTACTTTGTCACCGCATGGGGCACGACTTACTGGAATGGTTTCCGCGCCCCCGGTCCTTTCAATCCCGACGATCCGCGCAACGATGACTGGGAGGAGGACGTTCAGCACATTCGTGAGTTGTTCACGTCTGTGCCCTGGTGGGAGTTGGAACCGGCTGACGCCCGTGTGAGCGGGCCAGGCATTCACTACTGTCTGGCCAACGGCCTTGACGCGCACCTCGTGTACGTGAGGCAAGCCGGCGGCCCGATCAGCCTCTCGCTGCAGGGGGCTCCTCGCGTGCTGTACGCGGTCGAGCGATTTGACCCGCGAACAGGTGCTTACCTATCACTGCCCCACCACGAGGCCCCGATTGCGTTGTCGATCAGTCCTCCGGACAGCCAGGACTGGGTCTACCTGGTCACGGCGGTGCCCGGTTCGCTGGTGGCCACCGGTGACTTCGACCGGGACAACGATGTGGATCAGGCCGATTTTGGTCGCCTTCAGGGCTGTCTCACGCAGTCCCCTCACGTCCCCTCCCCGGGTTGCGAAATCGCCGATCTCGACCTCAATGGGCGTATCGACCAGGCGGATGTAAACGTGCTGCGGGCCTGCATGAACGGCCCGCAGATCGATCCTCCCTCGGATTGCTTGCAGGACTGAGATGCCTCATCTCCCCCGACTGGTTCACTCGCTTGTGCAAAGACGGCCCGCGGCTCCAGCCATAATGGGAATGCCGCCCGCGGAGGAAGCGGCGGCATCGCACAACTTCGCTCGCTCGCACCCGCCCGTTCGCAGATCACGGGACGTCGGAAGTCACCTTTGGATCTCTCACGCCGTACATTCTCATCCATTGGTCACCGGTTCGCTTGTCGCTGAGCCAAAGGATCCGTTCGGCGTGGCCGTCGCCGTGCAACCAGTTGCAGAAGCTCTTGAGGTGGATTCGCGTACCGGCGCGGCGTTCAGAGCTTCGCTGCATGTACCTCGGTTTGAAGACGTCGAGCAGATCCAACTTGCCTTCCGAAGCCGGCCGAAGCTTGCGCATGACCTCACCGTGCTTGACTCGCGCTTCGGTCAAGTGATCAGCCGTGGTCGCGTCCGGCTGATCGCCTTTTCCCTTCTCAAGGGCCGCGTCGCCGATGACAATCACACGGGCCGGGCATTTCCAATCGTTCAGCGGCGTAGGGCCTTGAGCCTCGATTTCTGCGTACGGCCGGTCCCACATGCCCGGACCGATCTCGGCCCTCACGGCATTGACCACATAGTCGACGAACGGCGTCGGCGACGTCAGCGACCGCTCAGGGCAACGGAAGATCTCGAATTCCTCCACTGGCACCTCGTTGACGTTCTTGTAGATGCGGCGATCCCCGAACTGCCGCGGAAGTAGCTTGATCCAGTGCTGGGCATTTGCGTCGCCGCCGCGGGCCATGTAACCGTTGTTTTCAGCACCATATGCCATCTCGGCACTGCCAAACTGCTTGAGATTACTGAGGCATACAGTCGCGCGAGCAATAGCCCGGGCTTTGCTTAACGATGGCAGCAGAATCGCCACCAGCAGGCCGATAATGGCCAGCACGACCAGCACTTCGATCAAGGTGAAACCAAGGTCCGCCCTGCGCCCTCTTGAATCCCCTGAAACTGAAAGCGAGCGACGTCCCATTCCTGCACCTCCTACAAATACGGCCCGTCGCGCGAAAAAAAAACATAGCTAAACCATCGGTGTTGACCTTCGAAAGATGACACCATGAGCATCTTAAACGATTCAAGCCCGAAATGCAACTCTCTTCAGATTTCCATCTCACCAGATCTTCAGCCCGGAACGATGCTCCGCCAATAATGTCCTCCGAATCGGCTTGTCTGCATCGGCGCATCAGCCAATATCTGCACAGGAATTCACAACCCTTGAGCGAGCAACGCCAACCAATTTCACCGCCGGGCTGTCCATGCGCCATGTTCGAAAAGAGCCGCTTGCCTCTCCTCCTTGGCGACACAAAGGGTTGATATAAAAATACTTACGTCTGTTCCGATGCGTTTTGTTGTCTTAGCTAAGATGATCAGGCGACCGAAACCTGCGATCGCCGCACCCACCTGGCCAATCTGGCATTTCAAAAACACCTCGGTCGGAACCATTTCACCCACTTCGCCAGGACAAGCTAAAATTTCAGTATAGGTCGTGCTAATACATGGCTACTTATCTTCAAGTGACCGGCGATCCTTGGCGTTTTTTTGGCTCCTCGGCTGCTAAACCCGCTTGATTTACTGAAAGGATTCTGTTAACTTGTGGTTGTTTCCCTGGAGTGCCGATAGCACCACAGGGAACTGACAGCGATTTTCAGCAGTTCAGGGATGTGGTTGTTGGATGATGTTTTTTGAAGGCGTTTCGACCGGGAAGGAGAGGCGGATGCGGCTCTCGGGTGAATCGATTAAGCGTCGTATATGCAACGCGCGCAACTCTCCATTCAGGCACGCAGAGTCTCTTGTGAGGAGGAAGGAATCGTGAAACGAAACATGATCAAAAGTACGTTCTGGACCGTAGGGGTCATGGTGGCTGCCCTCGGTGTCTTTGGCCAGAATCTGCTTGCAGGAACCCCGTATCCCGGCCCGGCATCGCATCCCATCCCGGGTGTGATCGAGGCGGAGAACTACGACGCAGACGGCGCCAACGTGTCCTACTTCGACACCACGGCGGGCAACTCAGGAAGCACGTATCGCGCCGACGACGTGGACATCCAGATAGCCTCCGGCGGTAGCGACGTGGAAGGTACCGTCGTCTATAACGTCGCGTCGACCGAGTGGATGGAGTACACAGTCGAGGTGGCCAGTGCCGGTACTTACAAACTGGTCATGCGCTGTGCGGTGAACACCAGCGGCACGCAGGTGCAGTTCAAGCTCGACGGCAACGCGATCACACCGGTGACGACTCTCCTCAGCGGTGGAGCCTGGAACCGCTGGGACGAAATGGCCTGGACCGTGAGCTTACCGGCCGGACAGCATGTGCTGCGATTCGAAATGGTCGCGGGCAGCGCATCTGAAGGCGTCAAGATCAACTGGTTCTCGTTCACCCCATATGTTGAGACCTTCGACCGGCCCGGTCTGGCTTTCTGGCGGTTTGACAACGACGGCGGCGGGCCGACCGTTCTTGACCAGACGGCCAATGGCAACAATGGCACCGCCACCAACGTTGCTTATTCAGCCTTGATTCCGCCAGTCGCTTGGCCGACGATTCCATACCCGGGAGCCACCACTCCGACGCCTCCCGCGGCACCGAACGACGCTCCCGCTCCAAACTGGCCGGCGCACGGCGCCCCCCGCAATGCCACCTCGGCGGATTTCGAGCGGGATATGGGAGCTTACATTACCGTCGCAGATAGCGAGACTCTGGACAGGGGCGCCGACAAGAGCTGGACGGTCGAGGCCTGGGTCAAGCTCGAGACGGCCGGCGACATCGGGAACAGCACGACGCGCCAATGGCTGATTCATAAGAAAGCCTTCATGACCAGCGACAACTTCACGGACTACGCGGTGCTGGTCAACGGTGCCGACTATGTGAACAACGCGACATGGATCAATCCGGAGCCCGATTGGCCGAATTATGCGGGCCTGACCGGAAAGGAAATCGTGGTCCTGTTTGGCAGAGCTGACGGATCGGGAACCGACAGGGTGGTAAGCCGACTGCAGGTCTACGATCCGGCCGCCTCGGGCGGTGCGTTGTGGCATCATGTAACGGTGTCATACAACGCGGTTAAGAAAGAAGTCATCTTTGTTGTAGATAATCTGCCGCCGGAGCGGGTGACCGGCTTGTCTCCGACCAACGTACCCAATAACGGACCGCTGGTGATTGGCGGCCACATCATGGGCAACGCCAACTCGGTCAACCAGACCTTTGACGGCCAGATCGACGAACTGTGGATCGCGCCGGAACCGCTGGCCGGGACTCCCGGCAACACCGGCGCGCCGCTCTTTGTGCCGTGGTTCTGGGAGAACGAAGGCGTGGCCATGGACGGCACGTTTACCACTGAGGACAAGGCTCCGTGGAAAGAGCGTCCCAGCAAAATGAGCGAGGATAATTCTTGCTTCTGGCAAGTCGAGACGGATCCGGCGGATTCAGCCAACGCGATCCTCCACCTGTTCGACGACGCCAATCTCGCCGCTTATTACTTCTGGGATCATGACACCTTCAACAAGGTCGATTCGGCGGCCTACAAGAAAGAAACCTGCACGCCGCAGAACATGTCGCAAGGCCTCGCCTGGACGTGCCGGTTCAAGTTAACGCGGCACATGCGGAACGAGCTGGGTTCACCGACCCAGTCGCAGAAGTTCCTGCGTTTTGTCAGCGATCTGCAGGGGGCGACGGGCGCGAACGCTCATTTCGGTATTACCGTGCAGCATACGAACGAGACGACACGGACCGGCATTTCGGTCAGAGACGATGCCGGAGGTACGGGATGGGTTTCGGGCGATATCACCAACGAATGGCATGTGCTGCACGGGGCGGCGTGGGTGCTCGCTGACAACGAGGTGCAGCACAAGCTTTGGCTGGACGGCACGGAGGTCGCGAGCTGGGTGCGCACGAGCCGCCAGACGACCTTCGACCCGTACATCGGCTTCAACGACAACAACCGCCGGTTCATGAGCGAGGGATACATCGACTACGTAAAGATGACCGGCGCGGGCGGCGCGTGGGCTCCGGACGGCACGAGGCTCGGCACGTGGCTGGAGATCTGCGATAACGGTGTGGATGATGACGGTGACACCCTGGCCGACTGTGCCGATCCGGACTGCCTTGGCTGGAGGGCCGAAGTCTGCACAAACGGCATCGACGACGACTGTGACGGTTACACCGACTGCGCCGACTCGGATTGTGTGAACAATCCGGTCTGCTGCACGCACGACCCGGCATTCGACATCGACGATGACGGCGACGTGGACCAGGCGGATTTTGCCGTCTTCCAGGCCTGCTTCATGACCGACTGGGCAACGATGAGCGCCGACTGCCGCTGCATGGAATCCGACGGCGACAACGATATCGATCAGACAGAGTACGACGCCTTCGAGGCCTGTGCCTCGGGAGCCGGCATATCGGCCAACCCGGCGTGTGACGATCCATTATGATCGGGGGGCGCCACCGCGCAGCGGCGATGATTCCGGCACGCGAGCGTTCGTGTACTGGCAATGCGTACTAATGCCAGGATCAGCAATTGGTTTCGAAGCTTTAAGGCGGCCCCACGATAAGGGCATCGCGGCGGCCACGGCCCGTGGTCTTGCGAACGCCGGTGTGTCCGATCGACCCGACTTGCCGGCCGACGCCGAGCCGCGTAGCGGAAAAGCTTTAGCCGCAGGCATGGGGCCGCGAGGGTTTGTTTGGCCAAGACGGACGTCTATGAGGTATAATAGTAAACGGTCATCATAGAAGACTATGTTCAGGGATGGGCTTGGTTGCTCAGGGATGCCAGGAGGTGCAACATGATCACTTCCACATGTCATCGTTCAGGGAGCGGAAAGGTTATTGAGGCTGGTTCGAGCAACCGCCGGCAGACGGCCTTCACGTTGATCGAAGTCCTAGTCGTCGTGGCGATCATCGCACTGTTGATTGCCATCCTCTTGCCCTCGCTCAAGGCGGCGAGGGAAAACGCCAGGGCTACCGTCTGCGGACACCAACAAAGGCAGTTGGCTCAGGCCGGCACCATTTGGATGACCGAGGGCAACAAGAACATGGTCCCGGCGCACCGGGGATGGGCAACTCACGTCCTGAGGGTTATGAAAGGGCAGGCCGACATGTTCAAATGCCCGTCCACGGAAACACTGGTGCCCATCGCCCCGGTCCTGATCAGACAATACCGGACAGGCTTTACCTATCCGGCCCTCTCGACAGACAGCCCATATTTCCGCCGAAATCCGAATCCGGACGGCCAAGGCTTCTATCGGGCGGACATGGAAACGGAGGCGATGGAGCAGTTGGGCAGCGGTGCAGGCGATGCGGATTTCGACGATGCCTATGTTTACACCAAGCCCTTGGGCGACGGCAAGATCGCCGAAGTCTACGCCGTGAAGGCGGGGACGGGCCGCGCGCTGAGTATGTTTGATTACAAGGGCAAGTTGCTTGCCGAGTACTTCAGCACGACGCCGCGTTACCAGTTGCCCACCCTGTGGGGCAGCTACGGAATGAACCTGTCGGCCGCCATCCCGGGCGCGAAACCGTACAACATCCTGTACCTCGACTACACCGATTGGGCGGCGGTGGTCGAAAGCCGGTTTGGCGTCATTTCAGCCTACGACGGCAAACGCCGGGGCGACGGCAAGCCGGGAAGAGAGAAGTACGAATGGGTCGACCCTCGCCACAACAGGCGAGTGAACGTCTGTTTTCTGGACACGCATGTCGAACGTATGGTACCCCAGAAACTGGTTCCGCCCCTAAACGAGGATTTACCCTCGCCGTGGCACCCGCAACGCCCGCCCGGCTGGATAGTCCCCGGCCTGCCAGCGGAGTGACAGAAGTCACGAGTACGAGAAGGGCCTGCATCTGGGGGATTTAACAAATCCCTGCTGCTGCGGAAGCGTTCTTGTCTCAAGTCAAGGTCCAACGTGACCGGCTTCACTTGTAAGGACACCACCTCACGACACCCCGTAGCCCCTTGGCATGATCTGCCCGGAGCGCTTTTGCATGCTGGGCGAATCCATTACCATTCCGCCAGGCGCTCGGGGCCTACGGCCAAAACGGCTCATCTGAAAGAGCTGTGGCCGTGGCACCCGCAACCGCGCGCCTGGAGTGACTTCATGGCCCAGAATGAACAGGTGCTGGTGGTCGAGCGGAGGGTGGTGGAAGAGGTGGGCATGTTCCACGGCCTGCAGTTTGACGTGGAACGTTATCTCGACAAGCTTTTTGCAAAGGACGTTCCGCGGTTCATGCTTCGGTCACAGGCCGAGAAGGACCCCGCGTATAAGCAGCTCATCCCGTATGTCATCATGACTCACGACGGCAAGTACCTGAGCTACGTCCGCGGGCGCAGGGCGGGCGAGGCGCGGCTGATCGGGCTGCGGTCCATCGGGATTGGCGGCCACATCAACCCCGGCGACGACATGCCCCTGTTCAGCTCCGATTTCCGCGACGCTTACCGGACGGCCGTGGAACGTGAGGTGGCCGAGGAAGTATCCGTCGAGGCCGGCCACACCGACCATATCGTGGCCCTGCTCAACGACGACCGCAACGAAGTCGGCCAGGTCCACCTCGGGATCGTCCACCTATGGGTCCTAGACGCGCCCAAGGTCACCAAACGCGAGCAGATGATCACTCAGATGTCCTTCATGACGCCGGCCGAGCTGCATGAGATCCGCGACGACATGGAAACCTGGTCCAGCCTGTGCGCCGACGGCTTGGAGGAAATGGTCAGACGAACGCGATGAGCCACGGCGGTTGACCCGATACGGCGTATTCTGTTGACGCCTCGAAGCCATGGCGATAGGGTGTCGCCGGAAAAAGGCAGCAACAACTCCACCACGAAGTGAGGGCATGAAAATGATCAAATGCATCAGCTACTGGTCCACGAAAGACGGCTTGGCCGGCAAGACGACGATCGAGGAGGCGCTCAGGGTGACCAGGGAGGCCGGGTTTGCGGGGTTGGAGTTGTGCATCGGCACCGACGGCGTGCTGACGACTTCGACCTCGCAGGCCGATTGCGAGGCCATCCGCAAGAAGATCGACGCTTCGGGGGTGATCGTCGAGACGCTCGCCAGCGGGATGTGCTGGGGCTTCAATCCGACGAGCGATGACCCGGCCGTGCGGCAGAAATCGATCGAGCTCCACTCCGACGCTCTGCAGCGGGCGGCTTGGCTGGGTTGCAGGGCCATGCTCTACGTGCCCGGCGTGGTCAAGAGCCCCATCTGCCCGGACGTCGTGCGTTACGACATCGCCGTCGAGCGGGCCCGCGAGGGTGTCAAGAAGCTGCTGGACGTGGCCGAGAAAGTCGGCGTCGATCTGTGCGTCGAAAACGTCTGGAACGGCATGTTCTACTCGCCGCTGGAGTTCATCCAGTTCATCGACTCATTCGGTAGCAAGCGTCTGGGGGTTTATTTCGACGTCGGCAACGGCATGGGTTACCATCAGCATCCGCCGCACTGGATCGAGCTGCTCGGCAAGCGGATCAAGCGCGTGCACATCAAAGACTACAATCTGAACTTCGGTTGGCTCGGCGCGTACTCATTCTGCGACCTAGGTGCCGGGCAGGTTCCCTGGGCCGAAGTGATGGATGCCCTTCGCGGCGTGGGCTACAACGCAACCCTCGTGGCCGAAATGATGCCCTGGGATCCGGGCACCCTGGCCCGCACCAGCGCGGCTCTTGATGTGATCATGAGAATGTAAGCCGGCCGCGAGGTTTCGGGCCGTCGATGAATCATCTCCGAGACACCGCCGCTGACCACCGCCATTCGGCAATGATTGCCGACTGGTTGGCCGGATCGATACGTTCCACGACCGCTCGGAAACGATCAGTCAGGATCCGGCTGAAGACAACCGTTGCCGCCGGTTGATCGGCGGTGGTCTCGAAGGGGCCAAGCAATCTCCATTCATTAGCCCCCATATCCCAGCTTTCCACGCGTCCGGCCGTCGGCAAGGGTGTGCGAATCTCCATCTCCGTCATCCCCGTCGGCTGCGGCAAACGCACCTCCAACCACTGCGGCATGGGCAGCCCCGGCAACGACACCCAGCTCGTGTTGACATCGCCGTCGAGAGCATCAACCCCGTCCGTCCACGAACTACTGGCCCGCGTGCGGACGCCTTCCTGATAGGCCGGTACGTTGACATCCGCCCTGACGTGAAGCAAGTCGGTTCCATACCGCGCATCTTCGATACCTGTCCGGGCAGGGGACAGCCGCGGGTATGAACCGATGGTCAATTCACTCCGCCCTTCCGGAAGAGCGATCGACACCAGGTTCTCATGCTGCTTGAAATCCACCGGCCGGCCACCAAGCCGGACCCACTTCACCTGCGCTCCACGATCCACAGCGAGGGTGACCGACGTCGGCCGTTCAGCCCAGAATTGGGCGATCATCTGGGGGGCGTCTTTCAGGTGCGGCCACTCGACAGCCCCGGAAAGACGATGGTTGGCCCTGAGCACCTCCGCGCCTCGCAGATTGACGTATGTCCCGTTGAGGAAAACGACGGCCCCATCCTGAACCTCCTCTCGGCCGGATGGCCTGATGCCTGTGGGCATGGCAGCAGCTACACGAGCATCCGACCGGAGCCGCTCCTTGTTGCCCGAGTCCGCGCCCGTGACGCTTAACCAGAAAGCCTGCGATTCTTCGCCCTCCTCATCCACGGTTTGATACGAGCCGGGTCCAAGCGAACGCACGACACAGTGCGGGACCACAAACCCGGAGCCGACCTGTGTCGGCCAGCGACACACCGTGACAAAAGACACGTGAGAAGCCGGCTTCTCTGCGCGGAAGCGGACGTATTTCCTCGGCAAGGTCCGATGGTAGCCATCCTGGAGAATCGCCTGAAGCGGCATATCCGCCAGCACCTGCAAGAGGCACTTGTGTGGCCCGCGACCGATTTCCAGATCGTTCGGACCGCTCATCCCAAAGGGATTCTCGGGATGCAGAATCAGGTCGAATTGATGTTCGCCTTTGCCCTCAAGCCGGTCACAAATCACGACGAGGCCATGCCGTGTGAAAACCAGGTCCCGCGTCCACGATTCCAGCTTGTCCGGATATGCAGCCTTGAGCTGTCCCGATGCCGCACCGATGAGCGAAGTCCCGACGGCCGCAAGGAGCTCGCCGTCCGCGCGTACCTGATTCTCATTATCCACCATGACCACGTTGTGAGCGACGGTCCTGGAAAGGCAACTGCCGTAAATGGGACTGTTGTAATTGGCTGAGCCCGAGTCGATGATTGTCGGCCGACCGCCGCCGAACAGATAAAACGTGCCGATGTCATGATGTCCGCGATTCTGGTGAAACTTGATCGCCGCCATGGGGTCATACGGGCCCCAGCCACAACGCATCACCACCTGCCCGATATCCTGAAAGGCTCGGATACATGCGCCGGCCTGCGGTTCCTTTTCGCGCAGTCCGGGGTCGTCCCATAGCAGGATGCGCGGTGTGCCGGGTACCGGCGTCGTACGGCGATATAGCCACGCGGCCAGGCCGTCGTTGCGATTCTTCATCAGACAAGTCAGCAGGTCTCCATACCATGAAGTGGTGCCCCCCTCGTCGCCGAAATCGACCACCGCAGACTTGACGGCACCGCTTTCTTCCCAGGCGATGATGCTCCACGCCATGTGGTCGAGCAGGTTTTCCGGCACATGCGTAAACAGATTCTCGCCGGTGACCCGACGCAAGGCATTGGCGAAGTCGCAGACGTAGCGTGTGCCGTAGTTCATGTAGCTGATGCTCTCCTTGTAGCCGCCGTCGCGGCCGAAGTTCGGTTCGGACGGGCCGATCACCGGAATCGGCTTCGGACGATTCACCGGCCAGGGGTTGTCGACGTACCAGTCGCCGCCGCGATCGTGGAGCCAGGCGCGAACGCGGTTGCGCACCAGTCGAGTCCAATGCGGGGCTTCGGGTTGCGCGCCAAGAATGGCCAAGGCCCCCAGCCCGGCCGAGGCCGAGCATACCATCACCCAGTTTCCGGTGGGGGTCTGGTGACGGGGAATCTGTGATGAGCCTATCGGATCGGCCCATTCGCGGACCAGCATGCGAATACCCTTGTCTGCCAAGGCCTGTCGAACGGTCTGCCGTTGCGCATCGGTCAGGTGCGGATAAAGCAGGTCATAGCCGACGGCCACCGCCTCGACCATCATGGCCGTCTCCAACGCTGATCGCCACGGCGGATCAAAGTGCTTCGGATCGTCAAACAACGGGCCCAGCCAACGCTCGTACGAACAGGCGGTCATGAGCATTTCGACGCCCTTGGCCGCCAGGGTCTTGTCGCCGGTCACAGCGGCGACAAACGCCACGTTCTCCAGATGCCGATGGTACCAACCACTTGAAACGCTGTAGTTTCCGTGCTGGCCGACACCGCCCTTTGCATACTGCTCGGTGACCGGTTCGAGCTCGAGGGCGCTGTGCGCGGCGTTGACCTGGTACTGCCAACCGCGACGAAGCCTTTCGGATTGGCCGATCCTTTCGCGAAGAGCCGCAATCTCCGAGGCGTCGACCAGAAGGTAGGGATGAGCCAGATCCGGGGGCACGACCACGGCATCCCGATCGGTCTGGGAAACGAAGAAGGTCCGATAGTTGGCCGGCGGCGTCCAAAACCCCTCGTCGTCGCCGCAAAAGGCCCGCCAGTAGTACTGCCCGTCGGGCAGAGGCTCACCCTGGTAAGCCACCAACACCACGGGCGAGATGCCCGAGGTGTCCGTGATCTCGAATTCAGTCAGGGTGAAGCCGTCGGCAAAAGCGGCGTCGCGAGCCAGTTCCACGCGGTACTTCGTGGCGGAAGACAGGCCGCAGATGTGAAATGTCGGCCGGCGCTCGGTGATCGTCTCGTAGTCCGAGGGCCACACGGGCAGCGGGGGCAGAATCTTCACATGAACCCCGCCGACAGGCATGTCCCCGGCACGCAAGACCGGCGGCACAAGAAGCGCCGGCCAGGCAACCACCATCGCAACGAGCACGCTCCGCAGCCTGATCACCATCTCGGCCTCACCCCCGTCATCCGTACTTTCATAACCGCCACCACCGGGGAAGGACGTCCGCCGTTGGGCGTCATCCCAGCCGCACGCATATCAGCCGCGCAGAAATCCGCGAGACGGGAACCGATTATAACCCGCCCGCTTCGCGCCTGTTAGTTATCGGGTCTCCATCCGACTTCAAGGCCCGCCTTCGGATCACCGATGACCCACCAGGCAGCCTCTGGATGACAGCGCGCCTGTCAACAAGCGTTCAAATGGCAAGAGGATAGTTTTTATCGCTCTGAAGGAGGTCAGGATGCCACTCAGCAACGCTGCGGTCGCGGAACCGCCGGCTCAAACGGCGTCCTCCGCAACGACGAATATCTACCAACCCGTTCCCCCCGAGTCCCTCGAGCAGGCCGGTCTGACCAACGAGATGGTCGACGCCCTGATCTTCAAGTACCTCATGAACGTCGGTTCGGCACCGGGCGCCAAAATCGCCTCCACGCTGGCGTTGCCTCACCCGCTGGTCGTCGAACGGCTGACGGATCTCAAGAAGCAACAACTCCTCGGCTACGTGGGCAACGCCAACATGGGCGACTTCACCTACACGTTGACCGAGGCCGGCCGCGGGCGAGCCCGGCAGTTCATGGAAGAGAGCATGTATTTCGGCGCCGCCCCCGTTCCGCTCGACGCCTACTGCAAGGCAGTCGCCGCTCAATCGATCACCAATGAGAAGCCCGGCCCTGATCAGCTCAGAAACGCCTTTTCCGACCTGCTCATCAACGAAAGGATGTTCTCGACCCTCGGACCGGCGATCAATTCCGGACGCGGCCTGTTCCTCTATGGCCCTCCCGGAAACGGAAAAACCAGTATTGCCGAGCGGATCACCCGCTGTTTCGGAAGCGAGATCTACATTCCCTATGCCATCCACATCGACGGCTTCATCGTCAAGCTCTTCGACCCCGAGATTCATGAGCGGATTCCGTTACCCAAGTCGTCGATCTTCAAGACCGCCGCCGTCGACGAGCGATGGGTGCGAATCAAACGCCCCACCGTCGTGGTCGGCGGCGAATTGACCATGGATCAGCTCGAAATCCGCTGGAATCCCACGACCCGGGTCAGCGAAGCCTCGATGCAGCTCAAAAGCAACTGCGGCACGCTGGTGATCGATGACTTCGGCCGGCAGCGCATGAACCCCTTCGAACTGCTCAACCGCTGGATCGTGCCGCTGGAAAAGCGCTTCGACTTTCTGGCCCTCGCCAACGGCGTGAAAATCCAGGTGCCGTTCGATCAGCTCCTGATCTTCTCGACCAACCTCGAGCCGAAGGACCTCGTCGACGACGCCTTCCTGAGGCGTATCCCCTACAAGATCCACGTCGACAACCCGTCTGAGGAAGAATACCGCAAGCTGATGCAAATGATGTGCGACTTCCTCGGGATCAAGTACGACGACGCACTGGTCACGAAGCTGATCGACAAACACTATGCACAAACGGGTCGTCCCTTCCGCTGTTGCCAGCCGCGCGACCTGGTCATGCTTTCCAAGAACTACTGCGAGTACAACAAGATCCCCGTCCACCTCGACGAAGAAACGCTTGATTACGCCGTCAGCGTCTACTTCACGGTCATGGAGGGGACGTGAGAACCGGCATCACCCGCCGGACATGACGCTTTAGC
This genomic window from Phycisphaerae bacterium contains:
- a CDS encoding type II secretion system protein, which produces MGRRSLSVSGDSRGRRADLGFTLIEVLVVLAIIGLLVAILLPSLSKARAIARATVCLSNLKQFGSAEMAYGAENNGYMARGGDANAQHWIKLLPRQFGDRRIYKNVNEVPVEEFEIFRCPERSLTSPTPFVDYVVNAVRAEIGPGMWDRPYAEIEAQGPTPLNDWKCPARVIVIGDAALEKGKGDQPDATTADHLTEARVKHGEVMRKLRPASEGKLDLLDVFKPRYMQRSSERRAGTRIHLKSFCNWLHGDGHAERILWLSDKRTGDQWMRMYGVRDPKVTSDVP
- a CDS encoding carbohydrate-binding protein — its product is MKRNMIKSTFWTVGVMVAALGVFGQNLLAGTPYPGPASHPIPGVIEAENYDADGANVSYFDTTAGNSGSTYRADDVDIQIASGGSDVEGTVVYNVASTEWMEYTVEVASAGTYKLVMRCAVNTSGTQVQFKLDGNAITPVTTLLSGGAWNRWDEMAWTVSLPAGQHVLRFEMVAGSASEGVKINWFSFTPYVETFDRPGLAFWRFDNDGGGPTVLDQTANGNNGTATNVAYSALIPPVAWPTIPYPGATTPTPPAAPNDAPAPNWPAHGAPRNATSADFERDMGAYITVADSETLDRGADKSWTVEAWVKLETAGDIGNSTTRQWLIHKKAFMTSDNFTDYAVLVNGADYVNNATWINPEPDWPNYAGLTGKEIVVLFGRADGSGTDRVVSRLQVYDPAASGGALWHHVTVSYNAVKKEVIFVVDNLPPERVTGLSPTNVPNNGPLVIGGHIMGNANSVNQTFDGQIDELWIAPEPLAGTPGNTGAPLFVPWFWENEGVAMDGTFTTEDKAPWKERPSKMSEDNSCFWQVETDPADSANAILHLFDDANLAAYYFWDHDTFNKVDSAAYKKETCTPQNMSQGLAWTCRFKLTRHMRNELGSPTQSQKFLRFVSDLQGATGANAHFGITVQHTNETTRTGISVRDDAGGTGWVSGDITNEWHVLHGAAWVLADNEVQHKLWLDGTEVASWVRTSRQTTFDPYIGFNDNNRRFMSEGYIDYVKMTGAGGAWAPDGTRLGTWLEICDNGVDDDGDTLADCADPDCLGWRAEVCTNGIDDDCDGYTDCADSDCVNNPVCCTHDPAFDIDDDGDVDQADFAVFQACFMTDWATMSADCRCMESDGDNDIDQTEYDAFEACASGAGISANPACDDPL
- a CDS encoding prepilin-type N-terminal cleavage/methylation domain-containing protein, whose product is MITSTCHRSGSGKVIEAGSSNRRQTAFTLIEVLVVVAIIALLIAILLPSLKAARENARATVCGHQQRQLAQAGTIWMTEGNKNMVPAHRGWATHVLRVMKGQADMFKCPSTETLVPIAPVLIRQYRTGFTYPALSTDSPYFRRNPNPDGQGFYRADMETEAMEQLGSGAGDADFDDAYVYTKPLGDGKIAEVYAVKAGTGRALSMFDYKGKLLAEYFSTTPRYQLPTLWGSYGMNLSAAIPGAKPYNILYLDYTDWAAVVESRFGVISAYDGKRRGDGKPGREKYEWVDPRHNRRVNVCFLDTHVERMVPQKLVPPLNEDLPSPWHPQRPPGWIVPGLPAE
- a CDS encoding sugar phosphate isomerase/epimerase family protein, giving the protein MKMIKCISYWSTKDGLAGKTTIEEALRVTREAGFAGLELCIGTDGVLTTSTSQADCEAIRKKIDASGVIVETLASGMCWGFNPTSDDPAVRQKSIELHSDALQRAAWLGCRAMLYVPGVVKSPICPDVVRYDIAVERAREGVKKLLDVAEKVGVDLCVENVWNGMFYSPLEFIQFIDSFGSKRLGVYFDVGNGMGYHQHPPHWIELLGKRIKRVHIKDYNLNFGWLGAYSFCDLGAGQVPWAEVMDALRGVGYNATLVAEMMPWDPGTLARTSAALDVIMRM